One window of the Leishmania infantum JPCM5 genome chromosome 28 genome contains the following:
- the cMDH gene encoding cytosolic malate dehydrogenase, translating into MSAVKVAVTGAAGQIGYALVPLIARGVLLGPTTHVELRLLDIEPALKALAGVEAELEDCAFPLLEKVVITADPRAAFDGVAIAIMCGAFPRKAGMERKDLLEMNARIFKEQGEAIAAVAAPDCRVVVVGNPANTNALILLKSAQGKLNPRHVTAMTRLDHNRALSLLARKAGVPVSQVRNVIIWGNHSSTQVPDIDNAVIGTTPAREAIKGGALNDDFVQVVRGRGAEIIQLRGLSSAMSAAKAAVDHVHDWIHGTPEGVYVSMGVYSDGNPYDVPSGLIFSFPCTCHAGEWTVVSGKLNGDLGKQRLASTIAELQEERAQAGL; encoded by the coding sequence ATGTCCGCTGTGAAGGTGGCCGTGACGGGTGCAGCGGGCCAGATCGGCTATGCATTGGTACCGCTGATCGCGCGCGGTGTCCTCCTCGGGCCCACCACGCATGTGGAGCTCCGCCTGCTGGATATCGAGCCCGCCCTAAAGGCGCTTGCCGGCGTCGAAGCAGAGCTCGAAGATTGCGCTTTTCCTCTCCTTGAGAAGGTTGTCATTACGGCAGACCCGCGTGCTGCCTTCGACGGGGTCGCCATTGCCATCATGTGCGGCGCCTTCCCGCGCAAGGCAGGGATGGAACGCAAGGACCTCCTCGAGATGAACGCGCGCATCTTCAAGGAGCAGGGTGAGGCTatcgctgccgtggcagcgcCAGACTGCCGAGTGGTGGTTGTCGGCAATCCGGCCAACACCAACGCTCTCATCCTCCTCAAGTCAGCTCAGGGGAAGTTGAATCCCCGTCATGTGACCGCCATGACCCGCCTCGACCACAACCGTGCCTTGTCTCTTCTGGCTCGCAAGGCCGGTGTGCCGGTGTCGCAGGTGCGCAACGTGATCATCTGGGGCAACCATAGCTCTACACAGGTCCCCGACATTGACAACGCTGTGATCGGCACCACTCCGGCCCGCGAAGCGATCAAGGGCGGTGCCCTCAACGACGACTTTGTGCAAGTGGTGcgcgggcgcggcgccgaAATCATCCAACTACGCGGCCTTTCCTCAGCCATGTCCGCCGCCAAGGCCGCCGTGGACCACGTACATGACTGGATACATGGCACACCAGAGGGCGTGTACGTTTCGATGGGCGTGTACTCGGATGGAAACCCGTACGACGTGCCGAGCGGTCTCATCTTCTCCTTTCCGTGCACGTGCCACGCCGGCGAGTGGACTGTTGTCTCGGGCAAGCTGAATGGGGACCTCGGGAAGCAGCGTCTCGCCAGCACGATCgccgagctgcaggaggagagggcgcaggcAGGGCTATGA